In a genomic window of bacterium:
- a CDS encoding integration host factor subunit beta: protein MTKAELIEALVDRIDRLTKKEAELIVNTVLKSIADSLSTGGKVELRGFGSFKVKDRRSREGRNPKTGDKVSVDAKRVPYFKAGKELRERVNN from the coding sequence ATGACCAAGGCTGAACTCATTGAAGCTCTCGTAGACCGAATAGACAGACTGACCAAAAAAGAAGCGGAACTTATCGTCAACACGGTTCTCAAGAGCATTGCTGACTCCCTTTCGACTGGCGGTAAAGTGGAACTCAGAGGGTTTGGCAGCTTCAAGGTCAAGGACAGGCGGTCCAGGGAGGGCAGGAACCCAAAGACCGGTGACAAGGTTTCGGTGGATGCGAAACGTGTTCCTTATTTTAAGGCAGGCAAGGAGTTGAGGGAACGGGTTAATAATTAG
- a CDS encoding phosphate-starvation-inducible PsiE family protein — MFIISMSRLQEMFGLIMLILIGIEILEAIKAYLVHQEIHVEVVLMVAVIAIAHKVIIIDFKGLPNYTLVGIGIIIVSLSISYYLIKKVRLEKKKAYQDITMGDN, encoded by the coding sequence ATGTTCATAATCAGCATGTCCCGTCTTCAGGAGATGTTCGGTCTTATAATGCTGATCCTCATCGGCATCGAGATCCTCGAGGCCATCAAGGCCTACCTGGTCCACCAGGAGATCCACGTGGAGGTTGTGCTCATGGTGGCTGTCATCGCCATCGCACACAAGGTGATCATAATTGATTTCAAGGGGCTGCCCAACTACACGCTCGTGGGCATCGGGATCATTATCGTGTCCCTGTCCATTTCCTACTATCTGATCAAGAAGGTACGGCTGGAAAAAAAGAAGGCGTACCAGGACATCACCATGGGGGATAACTAG
- a CDS encoding 30S ribosomal protein S1 gives MTMEEIEETEENSLNSDGTPVVVDDDTMTDSGDAGEEFGEELDDDDDDSEDFAKMYEASIRDLREREVVTGTVVGISKDGVLVDVGYKSEGIIPRVQFQDENGELTIEEGDTVEVFLEKKEDSEGLIYLSKEKADKMKVWNDIGQSYEDNEPIRGKIISRIKGGLTVDIGVRAFLPGSQVDIRPIRNLDRLVGEDFFFKIIKFNPRRGNVVLSRRVLLEEERETKKEDTLKVLEEGSVMEGIVKNITDYGAFIDLGGIDGLLHITDLSWGRLQHPSEMLTVGDSIQVKVLKFDKEKERVSLGMKQLSEDPWEGVPDRYPLNGRVNGKVMSVTDYGAFIKLEDGVEGLVHISEMTWNRKIKHPSKIVEVGDSVEAEVLSIDRENRRISLGMKQIEPNPWDIVAENYPIGSVIEGKVRTLTDFGAFIGLEEGIDGLIHVSDMSWTQKINHPSEVIKKGDSVKAVVLSVDKGRERLSLGLKQLTTNPWEELAAKHPVGTIVTGKVVNHADFGTFVELMEGVEGLIHVSEIDVRDGQSSEDAYPSGTEVTVKILNIDSEERKVSLSMKAAKEGGSSPAPYKSYLNNDSGGGTLGDILGASLAAAKSSGESQEQETEPAVEIEAVPEEVDESPEEEVEASLAEVEEDLQPETEEDVEASAPETEEEETSEETEPEEEKAD, from the coding sequence ATGACGATGGAAGAGATTGAAGAAACGGAAGAGAATAGTCTCAATAGCGATGGGACGCCTGTGGTGGTAGACGATGACACCATGACAGACAGCGGAGATGCCGGTGAGGAATTCGGTGAGGAACTGGATGACGATGACGATGACAGTGAGGATTTCGCCAAGATGTACGAAGCGAGTATCCGAGATCTGAGAGAGAGGGAGGTTGTCACCGGTACGGTAGTCGGAATCTCAAAGGATGGTGTTCTGGTGGACGTGGGCTACAAGTCCGAAGGCATTATTCCGAGGGTGCAGTTCCAGGATGAAAATGGAGAACTCACCATAGAAGAAGGCGATACCGTTGAGGTGTTCCTTGAGAAAAAGGAAGACTCAGAAGGTCTGATCTATCTGTCCAAAGAGAAGGCAGACAAGATGAAGGTCTGGAACGACATCGGCCAGTCCTACGAGGACAATGAGCCTATTCGGGGTAAGATCATCAGTCGGATAAAGGGTGGTCTCACAGTGGATATCGGCGTGAGGGCCTTCCTGCCCGGTTCTCAGGTTGACATCAGGCCGATCAGAAACCTTGATCGTCTCGTTGGTGAAGATTTCTTTTTCAAAATAATTAAATTTAACCCCAGACGAGGGAATGTTGTACTTTCCCGGCGTGTTCTGCTTGAGGAGGAGAGGGAAACCAAGAAGGAAGATACCCTCAAGGTACTCGAGGAAGGTTCGGTGATGGAAGGGATCGTTAAAAATATCACCGATTACGGCGCCTTTATTGATCTGGGTGGAATAGATGGTCTTTTGCATATCACAGATCTTTCCTGGGGAAGACTGCAGCATCCTTCGGAAATGTTGACAGTTGGTGACAGTATCCAGGTCAAGGTCCTGAAGTTTGACAAGGAGAAGGAACGTGTCTCCCTTGGAATGAAGCAGTTGTCCGAAGACCCATGGGAAGGTGTACCTGACAGGTACCCCCTCAACGGGAGGGTTAACGGCAAGGTTATGAGCGTCACCGATTACGGCGCCTTCATAAAGCTTGAGGATGGTGTGGAAGGACTTGTTCACATCAGCGAAATGACCTGGAACCGCAAGATCAAGCACCCTTCCAAAATTGTTGAAGTTGGGGATTCGGTGGAAGCAGAAGTTCTTAGCATCGACAGGGAAAACAGACGTATCTCCCTGGGTATGAAGCAGATCGAACCCAACCCCTGGGATATCGTTGCTGAGAACTATCCCATCGGCAGCGTTATCGAAGGAAAGGTCAGGACCCTCACCGACTTCGGCGCATTTATCGGGTTGGAGGAAGGCATTGACGGTCTTATCCATGTTAGCGATATGTCATGGACCCAGAAGATTAACCATCCCTCCGAGGTCATAAAAAAGGGTGATTCTGTCAAGGCAGTCGTCCTGAGTGTTGACAAGGGCAGGGAGCGCCTGTCACTGGGTTTGAAACAGCTGACCACAAACCCATGGGAAGAGCTTGCCGCCAAACATCCGGTCGGAACAATAGTTACCGGGAAGGTTGTCAACCATGCTGATTTCGGCACTTTTGTTGAACTGATGGAAGGTGTTGAGGGGCTCATACACGTTTCCGAAATTGATGTACGTGACGGTCAAAGCTCTGAGGATGCATACCCCTCCGGTACTGAGGTGACTGTCAAGATCCTGAACATCGATTCCGAGGAACGGAAAGTCAGTCTCAGCATGAAAGCTGCCAAGGAAGGCGGCTCTTCTCCTGCTCCTTACAAGAGCTATCTGAACAATGACAGCGGTGGCGGGACCCTGGGAGACATTCTGGGAGCATCCCTGGCAGCGGCCAAGAGCAGCGGGGAATCCCAGGAGCAGGAAACTGAGCCAGCGGTAGAGATCGAAGCTGTCCCTGAAGAAGTTGATGAATCTCCGGAGGAGGAGGTTGAGGCTTCCCTGGCGGAAGTCGAAGAAGATCTTCAGCCTGAAACGGAAGAGGATGTTGAAGCTTCCGCCCCTGAGACTGAGGAAGAAGAAACCTCTGAGGAAACCGAACCAGAGGAAGAGAAAGCCGACTAA
- a CDS encoding YebC/PmpR family DNA-binding transcriptional regulator — MAGHSKWANIKHRKGAQDVVRGKIFTKLNREIMVAAKMGGGEVEANPRLRQAIAKARSANMPMQNIERAIKKGTGDLEGVNYEEILYEGYGPAGVAILVETLTDNRNRTVSDVRSAFTKNNGNLGEAGCVSWIFQMSSYFVFPKEGIEGDHLVEVALEAGAEDINEEGSEYEVTGPPEKFDALKDAFTDAGLEFQVGEVTMLPQNVIKLDDRQAEQTLKLVEALEDSDDVQKVFANFDIPDDVMENL, encoded by the coding sequence ATGGCTGGACATTCAAAATGGGCTAATATAAAGCACAGAAAAGGTGCGCAGGATGTGGTAAGAGGCAAGATCTTTACCAAGCTCAACCGCGAGATAATGGTTGCCGCCAAGATGGGAGGCGGTGAGGTGGAAGCCAATCCTCGGCTCAGACAGGCTATTGCCAAGGCAAGATCGGCCAACATGCCCATGCAGAACATCGAACGTGCGATCAAAAAAGGTACCGGTGATCTTGAGGGCGTCAACTACGAGGAGATCCTCTACGAGGGGTACGGCCCGGCAGGCGTTGCCATTCTTGTGGAAACCCTGACTGACAACAGGAACAGGACCGTTTCGGATGTTCGTAGCGCCTTTACGAAAAATAACGGTAACCTGGGTGAAGCAGGGTGCGTTTCCTGGATCTTCCAGATGAGCTCATATTTTGTTTTTCCCAAAGAGGGGATAGAGGGGGACCACCTTGTGGAAGTAGCTCTGGAGGCTGGTGCTGAGGACATTAACGAAGAAGGGTCCGAATACGAAGTGACCGGTCCTCCGGAAAAATTCGATGCGTTAAAGGATGCTTTTACGGATGCCGGCCTTGAGTTTCAGGTTGGGGAGGTTACCATGCTGCCCCAGAACGTCATCAAGCTTGATGACCGACAGGCAGAGCAGACCCTTAAACTGGTGGAGGCCCTGGAGGATAGCGACGATGTTCAGAAGGTCTTCGCCAACTTCGACATTCCAGACGATGTTATGGAAAACCTCTGA
- the mscL gene encoding large conductance mechanosensitive channel protein MscL: MAVGIVIGAAFGTIVKSFVSDILMPPIGLLLGNVDFSNFFIVLKAGSQAGPFSSIANARAAGAVTLNYGLFVNTVISFLIVAVAVFMVIKSLNKMKRQEEAPAADPTTKECSYCFTTIALQATRCPNCTSEL, translated from the coding sequence ATGGCTGTGGGTATCGTCATCGGCGCCGCGTTCGGGACTATCGTCAAGTCCTTTGTGAGCGACATCCTCATGCCGCCCATCGGACTATTGCTGGGAAACGTGGATTTTTCCAATTTCTTCATCGTCCTGAAGGCTGGTTCCCAGGCAGGGCCCTTTTCTTCCATCGCAAATGCCCGGGCCGCCGGAGCGGTGACCCTGAATTACGGACTTTTTGTCAATACAGTCATAAGCTTTCTCATCGTCGCCGTGGCGGTGTTCATGGTCATAAAATCCCTCAACAAGATGAAGCGCCAGGAGGAGGCTCCCGCGGCGGATCCGACCACAAAAGAGTGCTCCTACTGCTTTACCACCATCGCCCTGCAGGCAACGCGCTGCCCGAACTGCACGTCTGAGCTATAG
- the ruvB gene encoding Holliday junction branch migration DNA helicase RuvB, whose translation MTDDRIVNPEQTNDEAAFEANIRPRRLTEYVGQSRVKDNLSVFIRAAQDRGEALDHVLLFGPPGLGKTTLANILANELGVDIRSTSGPAMERSGDLAAILTNLDEKGVLFIDEIHRMNRVVEEVLYPAMEDFSLDLIIGKGPGARTVKLDLPKFTLIGATTRMGLLSSPFRDRFGVVCRLEFYSVDELKQIITRAARILDVELSGDAADEIAMRSRGTPRVANRLLRRARDFAQVQAEGVITLEVARHTLERLQIDEVGLDALDRAVLLTIIDKFSGGPVGIDTIAASIGEERDTIEDICEPYLLQEGYIQRTPRGRTATEAAYRHLGRKMGQGGPQKDLFE comes from the coding sequence ATGACCGACGATCGCATCGTAAATCCGGAACAGACCAACGACGAAGCTGCTTTCGAGGCCAATATCAGGCCCAGGAGGCTGACTGAATACGTGGGACAGTCTCGGGTCAAGGATAACCTCAGTGTCTTCATCAGGGCTGCCCAGGACAGGGGGGAAGCCCTGGATCACGTTCTCCTCTTCGGCCCTCCAGGCCTCGGCAAAACAACCCTGGCTAACATCCTGGCCAACGAACTGGGGGTAGACATCCGTTCCACCTCGGGGCCGGCAATGGAACGGTCCGGGGATCTGGCGGCCATCCTCACCAACCTGGACGAAAAGGGTGTACTCTTTATCGATGAGATCCACCGAATGAACAGGGTCGTGGAGGAAGTCCTTTATCCGGCTATGGAGGATTTTTCCCTGGATCTTATCATCGGTAAAGGTCCGGGAGCCCGCACTGTCAAACTGGATTTGCCGAAATTTACCTTGATCGGCGCAACGACTCGTATGGGGCTTCTCTCCTCTCCCTTCCGGGACCGCTTCGGAGTTGTCTGCCGGCTTGAATTCTACTCAGTAGATGAGTTGAAACAGATCATCACCCGTGCGGCCAGGATCCTTGATGTAGAGCTTTCCGGGGATGCCGCAGACGAAATAGCCATGCGCTCAAGAGGAACACCCAGGGTGGCCAACAGGCTGCTCAGAAGAGCCAGGGATTTCGCCCAGGTCCAGGCCGAAGGTGTCATCACCCTGGAAGTTGCTCGTCATACCCTGGAGAGGCTACAGATCGACGAGGTGGGGTTGGATGCCCTGGACAGGGCAGTGCTCCTCACCATTATAGACAAGTTCTCCGGAGGGCCTGTGGGTATCGATACCATCGCTGCCTCCATAGGAGAAGAACGGGACACCATCGAGGACATCTGCGAGCCGTATCTGCTGCAGGAGGGATATATACAGCGCACGCCGCGGGGTCGAACCGCTACAGAGGCAGCATATCGGCACCTCGGGCGAAAAATGGGACAGGGCGGCCCGCAGAAAGATTTGTTCGAGTAG
- the sppA gene encoding signal peptide peptidase SppA has translation MKRGYKIFIIITLVLLVVAFAVGRSDRYGPGGFGGDTIALLRVEGPIVDVRWHMDQVRDLMEDDRIKGVVLRIDSPGGAVAPTQELYMELLKLRKIKPIVTSMGTVAASGGYYVSCATDWIVSNPGTITGSIGVIMEFSNLEGLFGKLGISSRTIKSGKFKDTGNPMRQMTEEEEKLLQAMIMDTYEQFVEAVLEGRPVEEDLVRPYLDGRVFTGRQAHELGLVDQLGNINDAIEKVSEMAGLKEVPDEIYEPERERPGIFSILFGESAARALASLSDSVNDQSSDRWLQLWRAF, from the coding sequence ATGAAACGTGGATATAAAATATTTATAATCATCACTTTGGTTCTGCTCGTGGTGGCTTTTGCCGTCGGACGATCAGACAGATATGGCCCCGGAGGTTTTGGCGGGGATACCATTGCCCTGCTGCGTGTTGAGGGTCCTATAGTCGATGTTAGATGGCATATGGACCAGGTCCGTGATCTTATGGAAGATGACAGGATCAAAGGTGTTGTGCTTCGAATAGACAGCCCTGGAGGTGCAGTCGCCCCCACCCAGGAACTTTACATGGAACTGCTTAAGTTACGAAAGATCAAACCGATCGTGACTTCAATGGGAACTGTGGCAGCTTCAGGTGGATATTATGTCAGCTGCGCCACTGACTGGATCGTTTCCAACCCTGGTACCATCACCGGAAGCATCGGTGTCATTATGGAGTTCAGCAATCTGGAGGGCTTGTTCGGGAAACTGGGCATCAGCAGCCGAACCATCAAAAGTGGAAAGTTCAAGGATACTGGCAATCCAATGCGTCAAATGACTGAAGAAGAGGAAAAACTGCTTCAGGCTATGATAATGGATACATACGAACAGTTCGTCGAAGCGGTGCTCGAGGGGCGGCCAGTGGAAGAGGACCTGGTGCGTCCTTACCTTGATGGCAGGGTCTTTACTGGCCGGCAAGCGCATGAACTGGGTCTCGTGGACCAATTGGGTAACATAAATGACGCCATTGAAAAGGTATCTGAAATGGCAGGGTTGAAGGAAGTACCTGATGAAATTTACGAACCAGAACGGGAACGCCCTGGGATTTTTTCGATCTTGTTCGGTGAATCGGCCGCCAGAGCCCTGGCCAGCCTGTCTGATTCTGTAAATGATCAAAGCAGCGACAGGTGGCTGCAGCTGTGGAGAGCGTTTTAA
- the ruvA gene encoding Holliday junction branch migration protein RuvA, which translates to MIALISGRLAVKDPGGTVVVDTGNVGYRIFVSLNTLIRLPEVGEELILHTVTVVRDDAMHLFGFGDTQEKDLFNLLVQVKGIGPKVALSLLGGLKPVDLKNAIYREDAGWISTVPGVGKKTAERIVLELKDKVQPAGEDPAAVDVGVEEQIISDVVSALANLGYPASQSRKAVQDILEKDGGPEDFTGIIRESLKVLSGRKA; encoded by the coding sequence GTGATCGCCCTTATCAGCGGACGTCTTGCGGTTAAGGATCCAGGTGGCACAGTGGTGGTGGACACAGGAAATGTGGGCTACCGCATCTTTGTTTCCTTAAACACCCTCATACGCCTTCCCGAGGTAGGGGAGGAACTGATCCTGCACACTGTGACGGTGGTTCGGGACGACGCCATGCACCTTTTCGGGTTCGGAGACACCCAGGAAAAAGACCTGTTTAATCTCCTTGTGCAGGTTAAAGGTATCGGTCCCAAAGTCGCCCTGTCCCTTCTCGGAGGGTTAAAACCCGTCGATTTGAAGAACGCTATCTACCGTGAGGATGCAGGATGGATCAGCACGGTGCCGGGGGTAGGCAAGAAGACTGCTGAAAGGATCGTTCTGGAACTGAAGGACAAGGTGCAGCCAGCAGGGGAAGACCCTGCAGCGGTTGATGTCGGTGTGGAGGAACAGATAATCTCCGATGTTGTGTCCGCCCTGGCCAATCTTGGCTACCCTGCGTCACAGAGCAGGAAAGCGGTACAGGATATCCTTGAAAAAGATGGCGGGCCCGAAGACTTTACGGGCATCATCCGTGAATCGCTTAAAGTGCTTTCCGGGAGGAAAGCATGA
- the ruvC gene encoding crossover junction endodeoxyribonuclease RuvC, which yields MRILGVDPSLRSTGYAIVEGDRKKQRIIEFGLIKTRSSESLEDSLKHIADAIEEVVRIHTPDSLAIENIFTARNSRVALQLGHVRGVVIQVCTRCGLQIFHYAATRIKETVAGYGRASKEQVQNMVVRTFGLTETPPHDAADAIAAALTHFYWYRPEEENR from the coding sequence ATGCGCATCCTCGGTGTCGACCCGAGCCTTCGGTCAACAGGTTATGCGATCGTTGAAGGGGACCGGAAGAAGCAGAGGATTATCGAGTTCGGTCTTATTAAAACGCGCAGTTCAGAATCTCTGGAAGATTCCCTGAAGCATATAGCGGATGCCATTGAAGAAGTCGTTCGAATACACACGCCTGACAGCCTCGCCATTGAGAATATCTTCACGGCCAGAAATAGCCGTGTGGCGCTTCAGCTTGGTCACGTCAGGGGAGTTGTGATACAGGTTTGCACACGTTGTGGACTACAAATTTTCCACTATGCTGCTACACGGATAAAGGAGACTGTCGCCGGGTATGGGCGGGCGTCCAAGGAACAGGTGCAGAACATGGTGGTGCGAACCTTTGGGCTTACCGAAACTCCTCCCCACGACGCTGCTGACGCAATAGCTGCCGCCTTGACACATTTCTACTGGTACCGGCCGGAGGAGGAAAACAGGTGA
- a CDS encoding phosphoketolase family protein: MTPSPQPLTEEKLAQLDAYWRAANYLSVGQIYLYDNALLKKPLSYDHIKPRLLGHWGTTPGLNFIYAHLNRAIRERDLSIIFITGPGHGGPALVANTWLEGTWTETYPAVSMDEEGMNKLFTQFSFPGGIPSHVAPEVPGSIHEGGELGYSLSHAFGAVFDNPGLIAACVVGDGEAETGPLAASWHSNKFLNPAGDGAVLPILHLNGYKIANPAILARMEKAELENLMKGYGYQPRFVEGDEPETMHQLMAVTLDSVFDEIREIQDRARTGALAGRPRWPMIVLRTPKGWTGPAEVDGLKVEGTWRSHQVPLSGLGSDPEHVALLEKWMRSYRPEELFDGDGAPFESITAWVPTGPRRMGSNPHANGGQLLRDLRLPDYRKYAVEVPLPGQSTAQATKILGQYLRDVMKYNSGQRNFRVFGPDETASNRLDALYEVTGKTWMEEILPVDEHLSPDGRVMEILSEHTCQGWLEGYLLTGRHGFFSCYEAFIHIVDSMFNQHAKWLKSASREIPWRRPIASLNYLLTSHVWRQDHNGFSHQDPGFIDHVINKKADVIRVYFPPDANSLLYVADKCLRSRDFVNVIVAGKQEHLQLMDMETAIEHCSAGLGIWEWASSDRGAQPDVVMACCGDVPSVETLAAVQLLREHAPDLKVRVVNVVDLMTLQPEEEHPHGLSDRDFDTIFTTDRPIIFVYHGYPWLIHRLTYRRTNHRNLHVRGYKEEGTTTTPFDMAVLNDIDRFHLMADVADRVDKLSPKAAYIKKFVHSKRVKHREYIHREGQDLPEIRKWKWEGKI, translated from the coding sequence ATGACGCCGTCACCGCAGCCTCTCACCGAGGAGAAGCTGGCCCAGCTGGACGCCTACTGGAGGGCTGCCAATTATCTCTCAGTTGGACAAATTTACCTTTACGACAATGCCCTCCTGAAGAAACCCCTTTCTTACGATCACATCAAACCACGCCTCCTGGGACACTGGGGCACGACGCCGGGGCTCAATTTCATCTACGCCCATCTCAACAGGGCCATCAGGGAACGTGATCTGAGCATTATCTTCATAACAGGCCCGGGACACGGCGGACCCGCCCTGGTTGCGAACACATGGCTGGAGGGGACCTGGACCGAGACCTACCCCGCCGTTTCCATGGACGAGGAGGGGATGAATAAGCTGTTCACCCAGTTTTCTTTCCCCGGCGGAATCCCGAGCCACGTCGCCCCGGAGGTGCCTGGTTCCATACATGAGGGGGGGGAACTGGGCTACTCCCTTTCCCACGCCTTCGGCGCGGTTTTCGACAATCCCGGCCTCATAGCCGCCTGTGTCGTGGGGGACGGAGAAGCGGAAACGGGGCCACTGGCGGCTTCCTGGCACTCCAACAAGTTCCTGAACCCGGCCGGCGATGGCGCGGTTCTCCCCATCCTTCACCTCAACGGGTACAAGATTGCCAACCCGGCTATCCTCGCGCGCATGGAAAAGGCGGAACTCGAAAACCTCATGAAAGGTTATGGTTACCAACCGCGGTTTGTGGAAGGTGACGAACCGGAAACGATGCACCAACTCATGGCCGTAACTCTGGACAGTGTTTTCGATGAGATCCGCGAGATCCAGGATCGAGCCAGGACAGGTGCATTGGCCGGAAGGCCACGCTGGCCCATGATCGTCCTCAGAACACCCAAGGGTTGGACCGGTCCCGCCGAGGTTGACGGTCTGAAGGTCGAGGGAACATGGAGGTCCCACCAGGTACCCCTCTCCGGCCTGGGCAGCGACCCGGAGCATGTCGCGCTCCTTGAAAAGTGGATGAGGAGCTACCGCCCCGAGGAGCTTTTTGACGGAGACGGCGCGCCTTTCGAAAGCATCACAGCCTGGGTCCCCACGGGGCCGCGACGGATGGGCTCCAACCCTCACGCCAACGGAGGTCAGCTGCTCAGGGACCTGCGGCTGCCTGATTATCGTAAATACGCTGTGGAGGTGCCCCTTCCCGGGCAAAGTACGGCGCAGGCGACAAAAATCCTCGGACAATACCTCCGGGATGTGATGAAGTACAACTCCGGCCAACGCAATTTCAGGGTCTTCGGCCCCGACGAGACCGCCTCCAACCGCCTGGACGCACTCTACGAGGTGACCGGCAAGACCTGGATGGAGGAGATCCTCCCCGTTGACGAGCATCTTTCCCCCGACGGGCGTGTCATGGAGATCCTCAGTGAGCACACCTGCCAGGGGTGGCTCGAGGGGTACCTCCTCACTGGCAGGCATGGGTTCTTCTCCTGCTACGAAGCCTTTATTCACATTGTCGACTCCATGTTCAACCAGCACGCCAAGTGGCTGAAATCAGCCAGCCGCGAGATCCCCTGGAGACGGCCGATAGCTTCCCTGAACTATCTCCTCACCTCCCATGTCTGGAGGCAGGACCACAACGGGTTCAGCCACCAGGATCCAGGCTTCATCGACCATGTCATAAATAAAAAGGCGGACGTTATAAGGGTTTACTTCCCGCCGGACGCCAACTCCCTCCTGTATGTGGCGGACAAGTGCCTGCGCAGCCGTGATTTCGTCAACGTCATCGTGGCAGGGAAACAGGAGCACCTTCAGTTGATGGATATGGAAACAGCCATCGAGCACTGCAGCGCGGGCCTCGGAATATGGGAATGGGCCAGCAGTGATCGTGGTGCCCAGCCGGACGTGGTCATGGCCTGCTGCGGAGACGTTCCTTCCGTGGAGACCCTGGCAGCAGTTCAGCTGCTCAGGGAGCACGCGCCGGATCTCAAAGTCAGGGTGGTCAACGTGGTTGACCTCATGACCCTGCAGCCGGAGGAAGAGCACCCCCACGGGCTTTCGGACAGGGATTTCGATACGATATTTACCACCGACCGGCCCATCATTTTCGTCTACCACGGCTACCCATGGCTCATACACCGGCTGACTTACAGAAGGACCAACCACCGGAACCTTCACGTACGGGGATACAAGGAGGAGGGAACGACCACAACGCCTTTTGACATGGCGGTTTTAAACGACATCGACCGGTTTCACCTTATGGCCGATGTGGCTGACCGGGTCGATAAGCTGTCCCCGAAGGCCGCCTATATCAAGAAATTTGTCCACAGCAAGCGTGTTAAGCACCGGGAATATATCCACAGGGAGGGTCAGGACCTTCCGGAGATCAGAAAATGGAAATGGGAAGGGAAAATTTAG